One part of the [Synechococcus] sp. NIES-970 genome encodes these proteins:
- the psaL gene encoding photosystem I reaction center subunit XI: MDVIQHGGDPQVGNLATPINASAFSKAFINNLPGYRPGLSAQRRGLEVGMAHGYFLYGPFALLGPLRNADFAGVAGLLSTVALVSLLTLALSLYGSAGVSTPTATLTTPNPPENLGTKEGWSEFAAGFLIGGCGGALVAYGLCIAMPMMYTL; encoded by the coding sequence ATGGACGTTATTCAACATGGTGGCGATCCCCAAGTCGGGAACCTCGCAACACCAATCAATGCCTCTGCCTTTAGTAAAGCTTTTATTAATAATCTGCCTGGCTATCGTCCCGGGCTTTCGGCCCAACGCCGGGGTTTAGAAGTCGGCATGGCCCATGGCTATTTCCTCTATGGCCCCTTTGCCCTTCTTGGCCCCCTGCGGAATGCTGATTTTGCTGGGGTTGCGGGTCTATTATCTACGGTGGCTTTAGTTTCTCTGCTGACTCTTGCTTTGTCTCTCTATGGCAGCGCAGGCGTAAGCACACCAACGGCAACCTTGACGACGCCAAATCCCCCCGAGAATCTTGGTACAAAGGAAGGCTGGAGCGAATTCGCGGCTGGCTTTCTCATCGGTGGTTGTGGTGGTGCTCTCGTGGCCTATGGTCTCTGTATCGCTATGCCGATGATGTACACCCTCTAG
- a CDS encoding TspO/MBR family protein gives MLGTGLLITLGAIALGLGLNRLIRADQRWFFQLRRPAWLTFEGIIPVVWTSIFICGIISANYVWHADPQGFRTWLLMAGYGLLELVILAYTPLMCKTRSLTVGTIIGAAGFVVGLLLAIAVLPISPTSFWLLVPFLAWSPIGTYITWEMIWLNPGKG, from the coding sequence ATGCTGGGGACAGGATTATTAATTACCTTGGGGGCGATCGCCCTAGGGCTTGGGTTAAATCGCCTGATTCGCGCTGATCAACGGTGGTTTTTCCAGTTGCGCCGTCCGGCCTGGCTCACCTTTGAGGGCATTATTCCGGTGGTATGGACGAGCATTTTTATCTGCGGCATCATCTCGGCCAATTATGTATGGCACGCCGACCCCCAGGGGTTTCGCACTTGGTTACTCATGGCGGGCTATGGCCTGTTAGAGCTAGTGATTTTGGCTTACACTCCGCTGATGTGCAAAACCCGCAGCTTGACGGTGGGTACCATCATTGGGGCTGCGGGTTTTGTTGTAGGTTTGTTGTTGGCGATCGCCGTTTTGCCAATTTCACCAACAAGTTTCTGGTTACTCGTGCCTTTCTTGGCGTGGAGTCCCATTGGCACTTACATCACCTGGGAAATGATTTGGCTGAATCCCGGCAAAGGCTAA
- a CDS encoding photosystem I reaction center subunit VIII produces MNGAYAASFLPVILVPLVGVVFPALAMGLLFKYIESEA; encoded by the coding sequence ATGAACGGTGCTTACGCAGCTTCTTTTCTCCCCGTTATCCTTGTGCCCCTCGTGGGTGTAGTATTCCCGGCCCTCGCCATGGGATTACTCTTCAAGTACATCGAGTCTGAAGCCTAA
- a CDS encoding hypothetical protein (conserved hypothetical protein) — MTFSPQLMRAVETLQYRVTVGEVATQAGLDLNVAQNGLYNLAADAGGHLQVAETGDVVFEFPQNFRTILRNKYFKIRLQEKLDQLWQVVFFLIRISFGVALILSIVLMTIAILALVIAASSQDNDNNSRRRSSSFNMPWLIWWGPDLFRVFSPNYYRRRRYGNYSAGSARVKDKPEMNFLEAVFSFLFGDGDPNPNLEERRWQAIGQVIQNHSGTVIAEQLTPYFDELTPRELEEESHMLPVLARFNGYPEVSPTGDLVYYFPELQVKAQERRKATVPQYLEEQRWTFTQAPTGQKFLAIALGGVNLILALMLGVLLGDAELVAEVGGLVVLVQVLYPVLLGYAIAFLGVPLGRYFWLQTRNQKVEQRNAARQDRAALLAAGEPKLQQKLTYAQQFANQKILSPEAIAYSTDQDLLDQQLQGRDDEAEDWDRRLNEGQ, encoded by the coding sequence ATGACCTTTTCGCCTCAACTGATGCGTGCCGTCGAAACCCTCCAATACCGCGTGACTGTCGGAGAAGTGGCAACCCAGGCAGGCTTAGACCTTAATGTGGCCCAAAATGGACTCTATAACCTTGCCGCCGATGCGGGAGGACACCTCCAGGTGGCAGAAACGGGGGATGTCGTTTTTGAATTTCCCCAAAATTTTCGCACCATCCTCCGTAACAAATATTTCAAAATCCGTCTCCAGGAGAAGCTCGATCAACTTTGGCAGGTGGTCTTTTTCCTAATTCGTATTTCCTTTGGGGTCGCCCTAATCCTCTCCATTGTATTGATGACGATCGCCATCCTCGCCTTGGTGATTGCCGCTAGTAGCCAGGACAATGACAATAACTCCCGCCGCCGCAGTTCCTCTTTTAATATGCCCTGGCTGATTTGGTGGGGGCCGGATCTATTCCGGGTGTTTAGCCCCAACTATTACCGCCGCCGCCGCTATGGTAATTATTCGGCTGGCAGTGCCCGGGTCAAAGATAAACCAGAAATGAATTTCCTGGAGGCGGTGTTTTCGTTCCTGTTTGGTGATGGCGACCCGAATCCAAATTTAGAAGAGCGCCGCTGGCAGGCCATTGGTCAGGTGATCCAAAACCATTCTGGAACTGTGATTGCTGAACAACTTACTCCTTACTTTGATGAACTAACTCCGAGGGAACTCGAAGAGGAAAGCCATATGTTGCCTGTGTTGGCGCGGTTTAATGGCTACCCGGAAGTGTCGCCTACGGGGGATTTAGTTTATTATTTCCCGGAATTGCAGGTCAAAGCCCAAGAACGTCGCAAAGCCACAGTACCCCAATATTTAGAAGAACAGCGGTGGACCTTTACCCAAGCCCCCACGGGACAGAAATTTTTGGCGATCGCCCTCGGGGGCGTGAATCTCATCCTGGCGTTGATGTTGGGAGTACTCCTTGGGGATGCAGAATTAGTCGCGGAAGTGGGCGGCTTAGTGGTCTTGGTGCAGGTGCTCTATCCGGTGCTGCTGGGTTATGCGATCGCCTTTCTCGGGGTTCCCCTGGGCCGTTATTTCTGGCTCCAAACCCGCAACCAAAAGGTAGAACAGCGTAACGCCGCGCGCCAAGATCGTGCCGCTCTCCTCGCCGCTGGAGAACCAAAACTGCAGCAAAAGCTCACCTACGCCCAGCAATTTGCCAACCAAAAAATTCTTTCCCCAGAGGCGATCGCCTACAGCACCGACCAAGACCTCTTGGATCAGCAACTCCAAGGCCGAGATGATGAAGCAGAAGATTGGGACCGACGCTTAAACGAGGGTCAATAG
- a CDS encoding hypothetical protein (conserved hypothetical protein (DUF477)) has product MKFQPKSLQWWQKLGVWLAAVLLAMGGVTPSALATGVYDVPYATADQPVWLVDQAEAVSRANEGRLNRELSDLAATTGKGLHFVAIRRLDYGQTMEEFTDKVFAKWFPTPEAGANEVVVAMDVLTNNVAIAIGENLQNVIPPETAASITGETLGYPLRNSAYNQALLDAEARIGAILNGEADPGPPEIAEINIESTFTKAEDTKTTSSTIWVVVLLLLATIIPMATYWWYVR; this is encoded by the coding sequence ATGAAATTTCAACCCAAAAGCTTGCAATGGTGGCAAAAACTGGGGGTCTGGCTGGCGGCGGTGCTGTTAGCCATGGGGGGAGTGACGCCCTCTGCCCTGGCCACTGGTGTCTATGATGTGCCCTACGCCACAGCAGATCAGCCCGTTTGGTTGGTGGATCAGGCCGAGGCGGTTAGCCGTGCCAATGAGGGACGTCTAAATCGAGAATTAAGTGATCTGGCCGCAACGACAGGAAAAGGTTTGCATTTTGTGGCGATCCGTCGCTTAGATTATGGTCAAACCATGGAAGAGTTTACCGATAAAGTCTTTGCGAAGTGGTTTCCGACCCCAGAGGCGGGAGCCAATGAAGTGGTAGTAGCGATGGATGTACTCACCAACAACGTGGCGATCGCCATTGGTGAAAATCTTCAAAATGTGATTCCTCCGGAGACAGCGGCAAGCATCACCGGAGAAACTCTGGGTTATCCATTGCGCAATAGTGCTTACAACCAAGCCCTTTTAGATGCGGAAGCGCGCATCGGCGCCATCCTCAATGGGGAAGCGGATCCTGGCCCCCCAGAAATCGCCGAAATTAATATCGAAAGTACCTTTACCAAAGCTGAAGATACAAAAACCACCAGTTCAACCATCTGGGTGGTGGTGTTGCTGCTCCTGGCGACGATCATCCCCATGGCCACCTATTGGTGGTATGTGCGCTAG
- a CDS encoding hypothetical protein (conserved hypothetical protein (TIGR00147)) has protein sequence MKKVCLVFNPVSGAGNAAEELEQIRAQLLDQVDLDVQFTSPEDSAGALAKQAIANGAEMIIASGGDGTISAVADTLIHNDIPLAVIPRGTANAFAAALGLPTAIEEACQVILQGEPQQIDCATCNDQPMILLAGIGLEANTIGETDRDSKQRFGFLAYLSTAVQQLQNLQPFEATLDFGDRQETFQEVLAITVANLAPSTSILAQGTGQVSAQDALLDVTILTRADEGEVLGVLSASYELFQAALQANPAEHPQIQSWRTAQLTVTTPAPQGLLVDGELLEQTTTTRFQVLPRSLWVQLPIAEDMAPVS, from the coding sequence ATGAAAAAGGTCTGTCTTGTTTTTAATCCGGTGTCTGGTGCTGGGAATGCAGCTGAGGAATTAGAGCAAATCCGTGCGCAATTATTGGATCAAGTAGACCTTGATGTGCAATTTACTTCCCCAGAAGACAGTGCGGGGGCTTTGGCGAAACAGGCGATCGCCAATGGTGCAGAAATGATCATCGCCTCTGGGGGAGACGGCACAATTTCCGCCGTGGCCGACACATTAATCCACAATGATATTCCCCTGGCCGTTATTCCTAGGGGAACAGCCAATGCCTTCGCTGCTGCCTTAGGTTTACCAACAGCGATCGAGGAGGCATGCCAAGTGATTTTGCAAGGGGAACCCCAACAGATTGACTGCGCCACCTGCAATGATCAGCCGATGATCCTCCTGGCGGGGATTGGCCTAGAAGCAAACACCATTGGCGAAACGGACCGCGACAGTAAGCAACGGTTTGGGTTTTTGGCTTATTTATCCACGGCGGTACAACAACTGCAAAATTTACAGCCCTTTGAGGCAACCCTAGACTTTGGCGATCGCCAGGAGACCTTTCAAGAGGTTTTAGCAATTACCGTGGCGAATCTAGCTCCTAGCACTTCCATTTTGGCACAGGGCACAGGACAAGTTTCGGCCCAGGATGCCCTGTTGGATGTCACCATTTTGACGAGGGCCGATGAAGGGGAAGTTTTAGGGGTATTAAGTGCATCCTATGAGTTATTCCAAGCCGCGCTCCAAGCAAATCCTGCAGAGCATCCTCAGATCCAATCCTGGCGCACCGCCCAGTTAACGGTCACTACCCCAGCGCCCCAAGGACTCTTGGTAGATGGAGAGCTGCTCGAACAAACGACTACAACACGATTTCAGGTGCTGCCCCGTAGCCTCTGGGTGCAGTTACCGATTGCTGAAGACATGGCTCCAGTAAGCTAA
- the sixA gene encoding phosphohistidine phosphatase SixA, which yields MELYLFRHGIAADRTEYTKDADRPLTPEGTARTNLVAQRLHQLGITFDGILSSPLVRARQTADILTAAHLGPQPQIFSALAPGGSLGGFLPWLAHWEAPPEARLVLVGHQPDLGEWAAAIAFGHSNNGNNLILKKAGIIGIRSGAARIQAHTDNQLFLLTSPKWLLP from the coding sequence ATGGAACTATACCTGTTTCGCCACGGCATTGCGGCAGACCGCACAGAATATACAAAAGATGCTGATCGTCCCCTCACCCCTGAGGGCACAGCCCGGACAAACCTGGTTGCCCAACGGTTACATCAACTGGGAATTACATTTGATGGGATTTTAAGCAGTCCTCTAGTCCGGGCCAGACAAACGGCAGATATTCTCACGGCGGCACACCTCGGACCGCAACCACAGATCTTTTCGGCCTTGGCCCCCGGCGGATCCCTGGGGGGATTTTTACCCTGGCTCGCCCACTGGGAAGCCCCCCCGGAGGCTCGCTTGGTGCTGGTGGGCCATCAGCCAGATTTGGGAGAATGGGCGGCGGCGATCGCCTTTGGCCATTCCAACAACGGGAATAATCTGATTCTCAAAAAAGCTGGGATTATCGGGATTCGTTCAGGGGCAGCACGCATTCAGGCCCACACCGACAATCAACTTTTTCTGCTCACCTCACCAAAATGGCTACTACCATAA
- a CDS encoding putative ATP-dependent Clp protease adaptor protein — MAPAPGILKERDRQTVRKPYPNFKVIVLNDDFNTFEHVAHCLMTYIPKMTADLAWNLTNQVHFDGQAVVWTGPQEPAELYHQQLRREGLTMAPLEAA; from the coding sequence ATGGCCCCTGCTCCCGGTATTCTCAAGGAACGCGATCGCCAAACGGTGCGTAAACCCTACCCGAACTTTAAGGTGATTGTGCTCAATGACGATTTTAATACCTTCGAGCATGTGGCCCATTGTCTCATGACCTACATCCCCAAGATGACCGCGGATCTAGCTTGGAACCTCACCAATCAGGTGCACTTCGATGGTCAGGCAGTGGTCTGGACTGGCCCCCAAGAGCCGGCAGAACTTTACCATCAGCAGTTACGGCGGGAAGGGTTGACCATGGCGCCCCTTGAGGCAGCATAG
- a CDS encoding hypothetical protein (conserved hypothetical protein) translates to MAAEEKGRLVWNHSTHIEGLIPVLKKLVDCEGIRTITPGALSRTRGNIPKLKLRISVPLQGGFKVIARKGKSVQEVFIVTDLAQEQLQAAIATVL, encoded by the coding sequence ATGGCCGCAGAAGAGAAAGGTCGCCTTGTTTGGAACCATTCGACCCATATTGAGGGGTTGATTCCTGTGCTCAAAAAATTAGTTGATTGTGAAGGGATTCGCACCATTACCCCCGGTGCTTTGAGCCGAACTAGGGGGAATATCCCTAAGTTGAAGCTGCGGATTTCGGTACCACTCCAGGGAGGCTTTAAGGTCATTGCCCGCAAGGGAAAGTCAGTACAAGAGGTTTTTATTGTGACGGATCTCGCACAGGAACAACTCCAAGCCGCGATCGCCACGGTACTCTAA